One segment of Manihot esculenta cultivar AM560-2 chromosome 4, M.esculenta_v8, whole genome shotgun sequence DNA contains the following:
- the LOC110613808 gene encoding UDP-glucuronic acid decarboxylase 6 translates to MGTNSSNGEHQTTTKPPPMPSPLRNSKFFQSNMRILVTGGAGFIGSHLVDKLMENEKNEVIVADNYFTGSKDNLKKWIGHPRFELIRHDVTEPLLIEVDQIYHLACPASPIFYKYNPVKTIKTNVIGTLNMLGLAKRVGARILLTSTSEVYGDPLVHPQPETYWGNVNPIGVRSCYDEGKRVAETLMFDYHRQHGIEIRIARIFNTYGPRMNIDDGRVVSNFIAQALRGEPLTVQKPGTQTRSFCYVSDMVDGLIRLMEGENTGPINIGNPGEFTMIELAENVKELINPAVEIKMVENTPDDPRQRKPDITKAKELLGWEPKVKLRDGLPLMEEDFRLRLGVAKKK, encoded by the exons ATGGGAACCAATTCTTCGAATGGGGAGCACCAAACAACGACTAAGCCTCCCCCAATGCCTTCTCCTTTGCGTAACTCCAAGTTTTTCCAG TCCAACATGAGAATTTTGGTCACTGGAGGAGCTGGATTCATTGGATCTCATCTAGTTGACAAACTAATGGAAAATGAGAAGAATGAG GTAATAGTTGCTGATAACTACTTTACTGGATCAAAGGACAATCTTAAAAAATGGATTGGCCATCCAAGATTTGAACTCATTCGCCATG ATGTCACGGAGCCATTGTTGATTGAGGTTGATCAGATTTACCATCTGGCATGCCCTGCTTCTCccattttctataaatataatCCTGTAAAG ACGATAAAAACAAATGTGATCGGCACATTGAACATGCTGGGTCTTGCCAAGCGAGTTGGAGCAAG GATTTTGCTTACATCAACTTCAGAGGTTTATGGTGATCCTCTAGTGCACCCTCAGCCAGAGACTTACTGGGGCAATGTTAACCCAATTG GGGTTCGGAGCTGCTATGATGAGGGAAAGCGTGTGGCTGAGACCTTGATGTTTGATTACCACAGGCAGCATGGGATAG AAATTCGCATTGCTAGAATTTTCAACACCTATGGACCACGTATGAATATTGATGATGGGCGTGTTGTCAGCAATTTCATTGCTCAAGCACTTCG AGGTGAACCATTGACAGTCCAAAAACCTGGAACTCAGACTCGCAGTTTCTGTTATGTTTCTGACATG GTTGATGGCCTCATTCGACTCATGGAAGGAGAGAACACTGGGCCAATCAACATTGGAAATCCAG GTGAATTTACCATGATCGAACTTGCTGAGAATGTGAAGGAG CTTATAAATCCTGCTGTGGAGATAAAGATGGTGGAAAATACTCCAGATGATCCAAGACAGAGGAAACCTGACATCACAAAGGCAAAAGAATTGCTGGGTTGGGAACCAAAAGTCAAGTTGCGCGATGGCCTTCCCCTTATGGAAGAGGACTTCCGGTTGAGGCTCGGAGTCGCCAAAAAGAAATGA